The following proteins come from a genomic window of Pyxidicoccus sp. MSG2:
- a CDS encoding GNAT family N-acetyltransferase, translated as MNLIERLQESMRHAARERYTSVPVPPFTAYFHPFDAMVYLNYVIPDGPVTGDTREALRKLRTEFEARQRVPRFEYVDALAPELAGMLSAAGYRQEAEARLMACTRDTYVPFKGPERLTLTVLSPDSPREEVRDFCVTTRQGFSPGETVTVGDEEVSKTLEDLKDGRAFLARMDGRPVSGGQFSSPHQGTTELAGVATLQEWRGRGIGAALVSRAAEEAFSRGVEVLFLSTITEEAGRLYERVGFRFVTRMLFYVDAAAPAHG; from the coding sequence ATGAACCTCATCGAACGCCTGCAGGAGTCGATGCGCCACGCCGCGAGGGAGCGATACACCTCCGTTCCCGTCCCGCCCTTCACCGCCTACTTCCATCCGTTCGACGCGATGGTCTATCTGAACTACGTCATCCCCGACGGGCCGGTGACGGGTGACACGCGCGAGGCGCTGCGGAAGCTCCGCACCGAGTTCGAGGCACGCCAGCGCGTGCCCCGCTTCGAGTACGTCGACGCACTCGCCCCCGAGCTGGCCGGCATGCTGAGCGCCGCTGGCTACCGCCAGGAGGCCGAGGCCCGGCTCATGGCCTGCACGCGCGACACCTACGTCCCCTTCAAGGGGCCGGAGAGGCTCACGCTCACGGTGCTCTCGCCGGATTCGCCTCGCGAGGAGGTCCGCGACTTCTGCGTCACCACACGCCAGGGCTTCAGCCCGGGGGAGACGGTGACGGTGGGCGACGAGGAGGTCTCGAAGACGCTCGAGGACCTGAAGGACGGCCGCGCATTCCTCGCGAGGATGGACGGGCGTCCGGTGTCGGGCGGGCAGTTCTCCTCACCCCATCAGGGCACCACCGAGCTCGCGGGCGTGGCGACGCTCCAGGAGTGGCGGGGGCGTGGCATCGGCGCGGCGCTCGTCTCGCGCGCGGCGGAGGAGGCCTTCTCGCGGGGCGTGGAGGTGCTGTTCCTGAGCACCATCACCGAGGAAGCCGGCCGCCTCTACGAGCGCGTCGGCTTCCGGTTCGTCACGCGGATGCTGTTCTACGTCGACGCCGCGGCACCTGCCCACGGCTGA
- a CDS encoding GNAT family N-acetyltransferase, with amino-acid sequence MELTPASDFSPRALSTLFARSFEGYFVTIPDAPVLFDARVRTEHISLADSRIARVDGEPVGLVLMARRGRVSRVAGMGIVPSHRNRKLGASMLLPLLEEARARGDTRMVLEVIEQNAPAVKLYVRLGFQRERRLVGFVGTPSPEPAALEEVEPLACARLLPDNLPWQMAPSTVAGLALPARAFRLGPAVAVLGDVSAPTLALRAIAVEPEARGKGFGRRLLRALAAAWPGKPIAAGAIVPEGLCDRFFLGAGFSHPTLSQLELVHRFTP; translated from the coding sequence ATGGAACTCACGCCCGCTTCGGACTTCTCGCCGCGCGCCCTCTCCACGCTCTTCGCCCGCTCGTTCGAGGGCTACTTCGTCACCATTCCCGACGCGCCAGTGCTGTTCGACGCGCGCGTGAGGACGGAGCACATCTCCCTGGCGGACAGCCGCATCGCGCGGGTGGACGGTGAGCCGGTGGGCCTGGTGTTGATGGCGCGGCGGGGAAGGGTGAGCCGCGTCGCTGGCATGGGCATCGTGCCCTCGCATCGGAATCGCAAGCTGGGTGCGTCCATGCTGTTGCCGCTGCTGGAGGAGGCGCGTGCCCGCGGGGACACGCGCATGGTGCTGGAGGTCATCGAGCAGAATGCGCCCGCGGTGAAGCTCTATGTGCGTCTGGGCTTCCAGCGCGAGCGTCGCCTGGTGGGCTTCGTGGGGACGCCATCACCGGAGCCTGCTGCCCTGGAGGAGGTGGAGCCCCTGGCCTGCGCGCGGTTGCTTCCCGACAACCTGCCCTGGCAGATGGCTCCTTCCACGGTGGCGGGGCTCGCACTTCCCGCGCGGGCGTTCCGGCTCGGGCCCGCGGTGGCGGTGCTCGGGGATGTCTCCGCGCCTACGCTCGCGCTGCGCGCCATCGCCGTGGAGCCGGAGGCGCGAGGGAAGGGGTTCGGACGCAGGCTGCTCCGCGCGCTGGCGGCGGCGTGGCCGGGCAAGCCCATCGCGGCGGGCGCCATCGTCCCGGAGGGACTGTGCGACCGCTTCTTCCTCGGAGCGGGATTCTCGCATCCGACGCTCTCGCAATTGGAGCTCGTCCATCGCTTCACGCCGTAG